The Armatimonadota bacterium sequence GGTGAACTCCCGGAAGCTGATGACGAAGTGGAAGACCCACGCCGCCAGCACCGCGGGAAGCACCAGGGGGATCAGGATGCGGCGAACCGCGGCTCCTTCCGCGCATCCGCTCACCCACGCGGCCTCCTCCAGCTCCCGGTGCACCTGCATCATGGCCGTCCGGAGGATCCGGCTCACCGTTCCCGTCCGCGCCGCGAACGCCACCACCAGCATCCCCAGGGTCCCGTACAGCCCCACCGGCAGCCACAGATACACCAGCATCACCGCCAGAGCCAGGATCACCCCGGGGATCACCACGGAGGAAAACGCCAGGAAGTCCAGCACGAACCGTCCCCGCAGATTCGTCCGCGTCACCACCCACGCCACCCCCGTGGCCACGGAGACCGCCAGCAGCGCGGCCGCGGCGGAAGCTAGGACGCCGTTGCGGAGGGAGAGGACCGTCTGCGCGTCCGTGAGCACCTTCCGGTACGCGTCCCCGGTGGGAGTCCCCCACTGCTGGAACCCCGTCCGCACCGCCTCGGGAAAGAGGCTGGTCACCACCAGGATCCCCACCGGAAGCCCCACGGTCACCAGGAGGTACAGCCCCACGAGCCCCAACGCTACGTACCGACCCCTGCCCAGTTCCCGAACCCCGCCTCGGAACCCCTTCCCCCGCACCACCGCGTACCGCTCCGCCAGCCGGGTGGCCCGATTGTACGCCCACAGCCCCGCCATGCCCACCAGGAGTCCGGGAACGGAGAGGGCCGCCACCTGCCCGTAGTTCGGAAGGGTCGCCGCGGGGTTGAGGGCGTAGTAGATCCAGGTGCTGTAGACCTGGACCCCGGCAGAAACCCCCAGCAGGAGGGGGACCTCGAAGCTCTCCAGGGTGAGGATCAGGGAGAGGATGGCCACGGATCCTACCGCGGGGAAGAGCATGGGCAGCACCACCCGTGCGAGCGTCCGCAGCGGAGAAGCCCCGCACACCCATGCGGCCTCCTCCAGGCTCCAGTCCAGGTTGCGGAAGGCGGAGGCCATCAAGACGAAAACCAGGGGCACCAACCCGAATCCCTGAACCAGGATCATTCCCCACATGCTGAAGATGTTGAGGGGACCGCTTGCGCCAGATTCCATGCCGAGCACGGCCCGCAGCAGCACGTTCAACAGTCCCGCCCGGGGCCCCAACAGCATCACCCACCCGATGCTCACCACGATGGGCGGGACCAACAGGGGCACCAGGAGGGCCACGTAGACCAGGTGTCGCCCTGGAAGGTCCGTGCGCTCCACCAGCCACGCGAACCCGGTCCCCACCAGCAGACCCACCGCGCAGGATCCCAGGGTGTACAGAGCAGTGTCCGCGAACACCCGTCGGTACAGGACGGGATTGGTGAAGACGGAGAGGAAGTTCTGCAATGTCCAGCGAGAGGCAGGCTCGAAGGGGAGGACGTTGGTGCCCTCCCGGAACGCGGCGAAGATCAAGGTGCCGAGCGGAGCCAGCAGGAGCCAACCCAACGCCAGGGCCACCAGGGCTCCCAGACCCACCGCAGGTTGGACCGCCGCCTGCGTCGCGGCCCGCCACGTCCGGGCCAACCCTTCCCAGGGGAGTGCCCGGGTGGCGATGGGCACGCGTCCCATGGAGGAACCCTCTATCGGCTTTCAGAGGTGGAGGAGGGCGCGGGCCCCATCAGCTGGATTCGCAGCCCCAGGGTGCCCTCCGTGGCGAGCCACTGGACCATCCGGGTTCCCCCCACGATGGCCGGCGGTCCCTCCGGCCGGATGTTCCAGGTTCCAAGCCGCTGCACCGTGTCTTCCACGTTCTCGCTGCGGAGGGCGATGTGGTGCACGCTGGGGCCTATCTGCTGGAGGTAGCTCCGGAGCGGATGCATCTCTCCCCACGGGTAGAGGAGCTCAAAGGTAACCCCGCACGCCTCCACGAACGCGAGGTCAATTTCCCGGCCCATAACATTCTTCTGGTGGGAGATCACCTTCCCTCCCAACACCTCCACGAAGAACCGGAGCGCTTCTTCCATGTCCCGGACGACCACACCGAGGTGATCCACCTGCAGCATCCGCGACCTCCCGGAGGAAGCAGATTCCCCTGCGGAGGGGCAACCAGGATCTCGACGGCCCCACCTCCTCAGACCGAACCCATAGACCACACCCCCACCCGCCCATCCACCGCACCCCGAATCGGCTGCAGGATATACAATCGGCCGACTCCTGTCAACGGAAGCCTCCCGCCACCATGGCCCGGTACTCCCGCGCCGCCTGAGAGTACGGCACGGGCGCCACGGTGGCCCGGATTTCCGTCTGCACGTGCCGCTCCACGCTGGGCTTCCGAGAACCCCCATTGGGTTCCCCCCACACCACCACCACCTCCGTCCCAGGGGTGCTGTACGCCGCCTCCACCATGGCCAGGGGCAGCACTGCCCCTTCGTTGGAGCTGTAGCCGCAGGAGGTGGAAAATCCGATGAGCTCTCCCTTTCGGTTCAACACCCTGTCGTACGGCCATATGCAGTATCGGGAGAGGGGCAGGTCCATGTACTTGGCCCGTTGTCCCCGGGGCTGCGTGAACAGCGTACGGAAGACCTGGATCACATCCTCCGGGTTCCACACCAGGGTCACCTTCCGTCGGTGCGGCTCCTTCGCTTTTTCCTCCAGGGCCTCCCGCCCGATGAAGTCATGGTCGAACTTCAGCAGTCGTCCGTATCCGAGGTCCCACGGCGTCAGGTAGTAGTCCTCCACCTGAGGGGAGTAGAAGCTGCCCCCCAGAGATCCTGTGGCCTCGTAACTCGTGGCCGGAAGCCACTCCCGATACGCCCGCAGGGCGGGGCTGCTGTAGACGGCGGGGAGCACCCCCGAGATCCACCCCGACTCCAAGGTGTTCGTCGCGTATGCCCTCGAGCCCACCGGTTGCAGCCCGAACTCCTCTCCTGCCTCCAGGATGGCACTTCGGACCGCCTCCCGTTCCTCCCAGGGTCCGAACAGCTCCCCGCCCGCCACGCCGGCCATTCCGTGGTGCAAGAACCGGACCCTCCAACGTCCGATCCGGATCCACGTCATATGGAAGAATTTCACCTCCGGAAGAGGGCCATCGTGGAGCTTCTCCAACAACGCTGGCGCCCTGGGGCCCTGCAGCTGGAAACGGTACACCTTGCGGGGACGACTCGGATCCGTCAAGGACAACTCGTCCCGCTCGAAGCTCACGTCGTAGGCGCCCGTCTCCCCGTGGTACTGCACCCAGTTGAGGGCGGAGGGGCGCCCCACGAGCTGGAAGACCTCCGGTTCCAGGTAGAAGAGCACCGCATCCCCGATCACATAGCCCTCCGGGGAACACACCACCAGCTGCTTGGCCATGCCGGGTTCAAACCCTCGAAAACTGTTGATGCCGAGGTAGTTGAGCAACCGGAACGCGTCCCTCCCGCGCACGTACAGGTCGGACATGTGGTACGAGAGGTCCAACAGCGCCACCGCCTCCCGCCACGCGTGCTGCTCGTCCCTCCAGTTGGTGAACTCCGCAGGAACCACGGGAAACGCGCGGGCGCCCGTCCGGTTGTTGTACAGGTAGTCCACGATATTGGGAACGCGGTCCACGATCTCCTGAAGATTCCGCGGCGCTGCGTCCTGCATGTTCTCCTCCTACTGGCCTTCGAAGACGTGAACAGGAGCAAATGCCTCCTCCAGGGAGATCGGCCGTGTCAGCGGCCCCTGCTCCTGGAGGTACCGCACCAGGGTGTTGAGGGTCTTCCGGTTGGGCTCGAGCCCGTACGGCCAGGGGTCTGCACCGAACAGCTCCCATACCTCCTCCAGGTCCGCATGCAGCCACGGAAGGCTGTAGCGCAGGGCAGGACTGTAGGCCATCCGTGCAAAGGCCACCTCCTTCGCGCGGCAGAAGGCCTTATAGAGACTGGTCGCCACCCAGGGATGCTGACGCAGCAGACCTTCCCGCACCACCACGGTGTGCATGATGGGAAAGATCCCCGTGCGGCGGTAGTACGCCCGTTCCACCTCCCGATAGTTCGGAAAGAGCCGCCGGATGCGCGGATCCACCCCGAAGGAGTGAGGCCGCACAGCCCCCATGTACGCATCCAACAGTCCTTCCGACAGCATTCGATCTAGGCTGTAGCCCTCCGGGGCGGGCTCCAACCTCCACCCCTCTCCCTGCGGCCGGTTGGAGATGGCCGCGGAGCGGCGCCCGGGCCGGTTCGCCCCCCCCACCACCCAGGTGATGGATCGGAGATCCACCCCGTACTCCTCCTGGAGGATCCCCCGCAGCCAGACCAGGGCCGTCTGGCTGAACTCCGGGACCCCCACCCGCTTCCCCTCTAGATCCTTGGGATGCTGGATCCCGCGGTCCTCCCGGACGAAGACGTAGCCGTGCCGGAACATGCGGGAGGGGAAGACGGGCAGGGCGACAAATGGGAAATCCCCCGCGGCCCGACGGGAGAGGTACAGGGAGCAGCTGAACTCGAAGGCGTCAAATTCCCCCGCCACCCCCCGCAGGAACGCTTCCGGAGGCTCCTCCACGGCTACGTATACCAACTCCATCCCCTCCGGCCGCACACTCCCGTCCCGCAATGGCTCCGTTCGATCGTACAGGCCCCCCGCGAGGGTCACCGTCAGCGTTGCCGCCATGGCACCCGAGCCGGCTTCATCGCGGGCATGTCCCCGCCCAGCGGGGCTCCAGGGCTTCCTCGAAGCTCACCGGCCGCCGGAGCACCCGGTGTCCATCATGCGACGCAGCTCCGCCTCGTACCCCGTACGGCTCAGGCACCCCGTGCTGTACCCGTGCCGGATCCTGCCGACCATCCTCACCGCCAGCTCCGGCGGAACCCCTTGAAACAGCTGAGCCGTCTTCGGATTGCCCATCACCAGTCGCACGATCTCCTCGGAGGAGTGGCTGCGGATGTAAGCTACCCCCTTCTGGACGGCGGCCACCATGGCCGCGGCCACCTCCGGCTGGGTCCGGATCACGCCCTCCGTGGTGGCCAGGATGCCCACCAGGAGCAGGTCGGTGCCGATCCAACGCCTCAGCACGTGGCGATCGAAGATGTTCACCAGCATGAACCCCACTCCGTCCACCTCCACCCGCCGCACCTGCCCCCGGAGGGCGGACCGGACGATGAGGGTGACGTGCAGCCGGTCGTAGACGGAAGCGATCCCCTTCAGGGGAGCGCCCGCCAGTCGCGCGAGGGGAATGTGCTCGGTTCCGATGACCCCGAAGGGTGCACGGCCGCCGATGAGGAGGTTGCGGATGGCCACACCACCGGATAGAAGAATCCGCCCGATCTCCACCCCTCGCCGCGGAAGTGCCCTGCCGCCTCCGCCACCAAAACGGGCAAAGCGGGCTCCACGGCCGCGACCACGACCGCCAGGATGACCACGATGGCGAAGGTGCGGGGGGTGTCCAGCAGACCCACGGAGATCACCATGCGGTACCCGAGCCCCTGGACCGATCCCACGAACTCCCCCACCACCGCGACCCCCAGGGAGACGCCGATGGAGGTGCGCAGGGCCGCCACCACCCAACTCACCACGTACGGCAGGATCACGTATCGCGCGATCTCCCGCGTCCCCCCGCCCATGACCTCAATCCCGCGCACCCAGTTGCGATCTATGGTCTGCACTCCCTGGTACACGTTGAAGAACACCACGAAGAAGACCGCGAAGAACACCAGGGCAACCTTCGAGGCCATCCCGAGCCCAAACCAGACCACGAAGAGGGGTGCGAGGGCATAGCGGGGCATGGCGTTGAGGGCTACCATGAGGGGTTCGGCAGCCTGGCCGAGGAGGCGCACGTAGGCAAACAGCACGCCCACCGCGATCCCCGTGACGATGGCCAACAGCAGCCCCGCCGCCGCCTCGGAGAGGGTGTACAGGGCGTCGCCCGCGAGGTCACCGCTCCGGGCATACGCCGCCAACCCGGCCACGACCTCCGTGGGACTGGGTAGGAGGGCACGGGGCATCGCCCGCCACCCCGCAACGAGATCCCCGCTCAGCAAAGCCCAGGCCAACAGCACGGTTCCCGCGAACCCAGCCCGCAGGGCCACCACCCGCGCCCCATGCCGGTACGTTCCGGTCCGGGGCCGCCGGGTTTGCGAGAGGGCCAAGCTCACAGGTGGGAGAACACGACCACCCGTTGTCCCAGCGTGATGGCCTCCGTAAGATCGTGGGTGACAAACAGCACCGTGACCCGGTGCTCCATCCAGAGGCGACTGAGCTCCCGCTGCAGGTGCATTCGGGTGTGCGCGTCCAGCGCGCCGAAGGGCTCGTCCATCAGCATCACCTTGGGGCCGTACACCAGGGTGCGGGCCAACGACGCCCGCTGCCGCATTCCCCCGGACAGCTGATGCGGGAAGTGCCGCTCAAAGCCGCTCAAACCGACCCGGGCGATCTCCTACCGCGCCCGGAGGATCGCTGACCACAGCGGCACCCGCCGGATGCGTAGGCTGATGAGGACGTTCTGTTCCAGGGTGTACCAAGGAAGCAGGTTGTCCCGCTGAAAGACGTATCCCAGGGCACCGTCCCAGTCCCGATGGTCGCGGATCACCCGGTCCTGCCACCGCACGGTTCCCTCGATTTCGGGGTCTCCTGGGAGCGCAAAGCCCGCCACCACGTTGAGGAGGGTGGATTTCCCGCAACCGCTCGGCCCCACCAAACACACGAACTCCCCCGCATCCACCTCCAGGTCAACCCGATCCAGCACTTGAAGATCCCCGAGCCGGAGGGAGAGTCCCTCGATCCTCAGTCCTCCGCTCACCGGCGGCCTCCGGACGGCCATTACCATTATATTTTTTGTGGCCGGAGCTCAGCCTCCCAGATAGGCCCGACGCACGAGTTCGTCCTGCTGGAGTTCCGCCGCGGCTCCCTCCCGCACCACGCGGCCGGTCTCCAGGACGTATCCCCGCTGCGCCACCCGCAGGCTCATGCGCACGTTCTGCTCCGCGAGGAGAATGGAGCAGCCCTCCGCACGGATCCTCTGGAGCACCTGGAACACCTCCCGGACGATGAGAGGTGCAAGCCCCAGGGAGGGCTCATCGAGGAGGAGCACCCGAGGACCGGCCATGAGACCCCGCGCGATGGCCAGCATCTGTTGCTCCCCGCCGCTGAGGGTCCCCGCCAGCTGGCCGTGGCGCTCCCGGAGGCGGGGGAAGAGACTCCAGACCCACTCCAACCTCCGCTGCACCACGGAGCGATCCC is a genomic window containing:
- a CDS encoding iron ABC transporter permease, whose translation is MGRVPIATRALPWEGLARTWRAATQAAVQPAVGLGALVALALGWLLLAPLGTLIFAAFREGTNVLPFEPASRWTLQNFLSVFTNPVLYRRVFADTALYTLGSCAVGLLVGTGFAWLVERTDLPGRHLVYVALLVPLLVPPIVVSIGWVMLLGPRAGLLNVLLRAVLGMESGASGPLNIFSMWGMILVQGFGLVPLVFVLMASAFRNLDWSLEEAAWVCGASPLRTLARVVLPMLFPAVGSVAILSLILTLESFEVPLLLGVSAGVQVYSTWIYYALNPAATLPNYGQVAALSVPGLLVGMAGLWAYNRATRLAERYAVVRGKGFRGGVRELGRGRYVALGLVGLYLLVTVGLPVGILVVTSLFPEAVRTGFQQWGTPTGDAYRKVLTDAQTVLSLRNGVLASAAAALLAVSVATGVAWVVTRTNLRGRFVLDFLAFSSVVIPGVILALAVMLVYLWLPVGLYGTLGMLVVAFAARTGTVSRILRTAMMQVHRELEEAAWVSGCAEGAAVRRILIPLVLPAVLAAWVFHFVISFREFTVGLVLYRPETSVAAVRLWHLYERGDLPEASALGTVMLLGVVAMAYLARRLSGRWGVR
- a CDS encoding VOC family protein — its product is MLQVDHLGVVVRDMEEALRFFVEVLGGKVISHQKNVMGREIDLAFVEACGVTFELLYPWGEMHPLRSYLQQIGPSVHHIALRSENVEDTVQRLGTWNIRPEGPPAIVGGTRMVQWLATEGTLGLRIQLMGPAPSSTSESR
- a CDS encoding aminomethyltransferase family protein, producing MQDAAPRNLQEIVDRVPNIVDYLYNNRTGARAFPVVPAEFTNWRDEQHAWREAVALLDLSYHMSDLYVRGRDAFRLLNYLGINSFRGFEPGMAKQLVVCSPEGYVIGDAVLFYLEPEVFQLVGRPSALNWVQYHGETGAYDVSFERDELSLTDPSRPRKVYRFQLQGPRAPALLEKLHDGPLPEVKFFHMTWIRIGRWRVRFLHHGMAGVAGGELFGPWEEREAVRSAILEAGEEFGLQPVGSRAYATNTLESGWISGVLPAVYSSPALRAYREWLPATSYEATGSLGGSFYSPQVEDYYLTPWDLGYGRLLKFDHDFIGREALEEKAKEPHRRKVTLVWNPEDVIQVFRTLFTQPRGQRAKYMDLPLSRYCIWPYDRVLNRKGELIGFSTSCGYSSNEGAVLPLAMVEAAYSTPGTEVVVVWGEPNGGSRKPSVERHVQTEIRATVAPVPYSQAAREYRAMVAGGFR
- a CDS encoding ABC transporter substrate-binding protein, with the translated sequence MAATLTVTLAGGLYDRTEPLRDGSVRPEGMELVYVAVEEPPEAFLRGVAGEFDAFEFSCSLYLSRRAAGDFPFVALPVFPSRMFRHGYVFVREDRGIQHPKDLEGKRVGVPEFSQTALVWLRGILQEEYGVDLRSITWVVGGANRPGRRSAAISNRPQGEGWRLEPAPEGYSLDRMLSEGLLDAYMGAVRPHSFGVDPRIRRLFPNYREVERAYYRRTGIFPIMHTVVVREGLLRQHPWVATSLYKAFCRAKEVAFARMAYSPALRYSLPWLHADLEEVWELFGADPWPYGLEPNRKTLNTLVRYLQEQGPLTRPISLEEAFAPVHVFEGQ
- a CDS encoding ABC transporter substrate-binding protein, yielding MAIRNLLIGGRAPFGVIGTEHIPLARLAGAPLKGIASVYDRLHVTLIVRSALRGQVRRVEVDGVGFMLVNIFDRHVLRRWIGTDLLLVGILATTEGVIRTQPEVAAAMVAAVQKGVAYIRSHSSEEIVRLVMGNPKTAQLFQGVPPELAVRMVGRIRHGYSTGCLSRTGYEAELRRMMDTGCSGGR
- a CDS encoding ABC transporter permease subunit, with translation MVALRAGFAGTVLLAWALLSGDLVAGWRAMPRALLPSPTEVVAGLAAYARSGDLAGDALYTLSEAAAGLLLAIVTGIAVGVLFAYVRLLGQAAEPLMVALNAMPRYALAPLFVVWFGLGMASKVALVFFAVFFVVFFNVYQGVQTIDRNWVRGIEVMGGGTREIARYVILPYVVSWVVAALRTSIGVSLGVAVVGEFVGSVQGLGYRMVISVGLLDTPRTFAIVVILAVVVAAVEPALPVLVAEAAGHFRGEGWRSGGFFYPVVWPSATSSSAAVHPSGSSEPSTFPSRDWRALP
- a CDS encoding ABC transporter ATP-binding protein — translated: MLRVTGLTVLYRKHRALQDVHLELQPQETVAVIGANGAGKSTLLQAIAGLVRPQPGARIEYEGKSVLGWSPERLARAGVVLVPEGRELFASLTVYENLLLGAYGVRDRSVVQRRLEWVWSLFPRLRERHGQLAGTLSGGEQQMLAIARGLMAGPRVLLLDEPSLGLAPLIVREVFQVLQRIRAEGCSILLAEQNVRMSLRVAQRGYVLETGRVVREGAAAELQQDELVRRAYLGG